A single genomic interval of Alteromonas sp. BL110 harbors:
- the cyoD gene encoding cytochrome o ubiquinol oxidase subunit IV codes for MALHDAKLASDSNIHASSKHSSDASHGDVKSYVIGFILSVVLTAIPFTLVINGDFSKVTTIWSVVTLGLVQIWVHLKYFLHLNFVTEEGRANTFSFLFSALIIFMVVGLSVWIIYESNAMMMY; via the coding sequence ATGGCGTTACACGATGCAAAATTAGCTTCGGATTCGAATATCCACGCTTCATCTAAACATAGTAGTGATGCTAGCCATGGCGATGTGAAGTCTTACGTTATTGGCTTTATTTTATCTGTGGTTCTTACCGCCATTCCGTTCACCTTGGTGATAAATGGTGATTTTTCTAAAGTTACAACCATTTGGAGCGTGGTTACCTTGGGCTTAGTTCAAATTTGGGTGCACCTTAAATACTTTTTGCACCTTAACTTTGTTACCGAAGAAGGCAGGGCAAACACGTTTTCGTTTTTATTCAGTGCGCTTATAATTTTCATGGTGGTAGGGTTATCCGTTTGGATCATCTACGAATCGAACGCCATGATGATGTACTAG
- the cyoA gene encoding ubiquinol oxidase subunit II yields the protein MSIRNLFTLIVAGAGLTLAGCSGGVLDPKGQVGMDEKNLIILCTILMLIVVVPVIVLTLYFAWKYRASRDFEIYTPKWAHSTKIEAIVWSIPILIVISLSVITWRSTHALDPYSPLEGKGDHLTVEVVSLNWKWLFIYPEQGIATVNELVFPANKPVAFKITSESTMNSFFIPQLGSQIYSMAGMETKLHLIADEPGTYKGISSNYSGAGFTGMKFNAIATPTEGDFNDWVASVKQAQTALTSASYEQLAKPSENNPVTYYSEVSEGLFHDIVMKYMKDHGSMDFYSKPENAATGEHHTMPQMQHRHHQEDAQ from the coding sequence TTGTCTATTCGTAACCTTTTTACTTTGATTGTTGCTGGTGCTGGGCTTACGTTAGCCGGTTGCAGCGGTGGCGTACTTGACCCTAAAGGGCAAGTGGGCATGGATGAAAAGAACCTTATTATTCTTTGTACCATCCTGATGCTGATTGTAGTTGTTCCCGTCATTGTGCTTACGCTTTACTTCGCATGGAAGTATCGCGCCAGCCGCGACTTTGAAATTTATACCCCTAAATGGGCACACTCTACGAAGATAGAAGCCATTGTATGGTCCATTCCTATCTTAATTGTCATTTCATTAAGCGTAATAACATGGCGCTCGACACACGCGCTCGACCCCTATTCACCATTAGAAGGTAAAGGAGATCACCTTACTGTTGAAGTGGTATCGCTCAACTGGAAATGGCTGTTTATTTACCCTGAACAGGGTATTGCAACGGTAAATGAATTGGTGTTTCCGGCTAATAAACCTGTGGCGTTTAAAATCACTTCTGAAAGTACTATGAATTCGTTTTTCATTCCTCAGTTGGGAAGCCAGATTTATTCGATGGCGGGAATGGAAACCAAGCTTCACCTTATCGCCGACGAGCCAGGTACCTACAAGGGTATTTCGTCAAACTACAGTGGCGCGGGCTTTACGGGAATGAAATTCAACGCTATCGCCACACCTACCGAGGGCGACTTTAACGATTGGGTTGCAAGCGTAAAGCAAGCACAAACAGCGTTAACTTCGGCTTCTTATGAGCAACTTGCCAAACCAAGTGAAAACAATCCGGTGACTTATTACAGCGAAGTGAGCGAAGGTCTTTTTCACGACATCGTGATGAAGTACATGAAAGATCACGGCTCTATGGACTTTTATAGCAAGCCAGAAAATGCCGCAACCGGCGAACATCACACAATGCCTCAAATGCAACACCGTCATCATCAAGAGGATGCACAATAA
- the ppiC gene encoding peptidylprolyl isomerase PpiC, with translation MATASALHILVKTEKEALSILEQLKKGKDFASLAKRHSKCPSGKRGGDLGEFRRGQMVKAFDDVVFKKEVLKVHGPVKTRFGFHLIKTLYRSK, from the coding sequence ATGGCAACGGCATCCGCACTTCACATTTTGGTAAAAACAGAGAAAGAAGCGCTTTCAATTCTAGAACAGCTTAAAAAAGGCAAAGATTTTGCGAGCTTAGCAAAGCGCCATTCCAAATGTCCGTCGGGTAAGCGTGGCGGCGACTTAGGCGAATTCCGTCGCGGCCAAATGGTAAAAGCCTTCGACGATGTGGTGTTTAAGAAAGAGGTGCTTAAAGTGCATGGGCCAGTTAAAACCCGCTTTGGTTTTCATCTGATAAAAACACTTTACCGGAGTAAATAG
- the cyoE gene encoding heme o synthase, which produces MTSTFKRYLSVTKPGIIMGNAISVTGGFLLASRGDIDYWLLLATLIGLSLVVASGCVINNCIDRDIDGKMQRTANRVTVTGELPLLTAVLHGTVLGMAGFGLLAVYTNLTAVFFAAFGYAIYVGAYSLYMKRNSVYGTFVGSLSGAVPPVVGYCAVSGQFDMAAAILLGMFSIWQMPHSYAIAIFRYNDYKAAGIPVLPVSQGIAKAKRHIVLHIALFALVVMLLPLSGYTGIGFLTVAFATSLWWLLMALRGYRPDINVEGWAKRVFGFSIVNITLLSIAMSVDYHTTVDSLFAIAL; this is translated from the coding sequence ATGACCTCTACCTTTAAACGTTATCTGTCTGTAACTAAGCCCGGCATCATTATGGGTAATGCCATTTCAGTAACGGGCGGTTTCTTATTAGCGTCCCGCGGCGATATCGATTATTGGCTGCTACTTGCTACCCTTATTGGTTTGTCGCTGGTGGTGGCGTCAGGATGCGTAATTAACAACTGCATTGACCGAGACATTGACGGCAAAATGCAGCGCACGGCTAACCGGGTTACGGTAACAGGCGAGTTACCATTACTTACGGCGGTGTTGCATGGCACTGTGTTAGGCATGGCAGGGTTTGGCTTACTAGCAGTCTACACTAACCTTACTGCCGTATTCTTTGCCGCCTTTGGCTACGCTATTTATGTGGGCGCTTACAGCCTGTATATGAAGCGAAATTCGGTGTATGGCACCTTCGTTGGCAGTTTGTCAGGTGCGGTGCCGCCAGTGGTAGGTTATTGCGCGGTAAGTGGTCAGTTTGATATGGCCGCAGCTATCTTGTTGGGTATGTTCAGCATTTGGCAAATGCCCCATTCATATGCCATCGCTATCTTCAGATATAACGACTATAAGGCCGCGGGTATTCCTGTGTTGCCTGTATCGCAGGGTATTGCGAAAGCAAAGCGCCATATCGTCCTTCATATTGCGTTATTTGCCTTAGTTGTAATGCTGCTTCCGCTTAGCGGTTATACGGGCATTGGTTTTTTAACCGTGGCCTTTGCAACTAGCCTATGGTGGCTTTTAATGGCACTTCGCGGCTATAGACCTGACATCAATGTAGAGGGCTGGGCAAAGCGAGTATTTGGTTTTTCCATTGTAAATATAACGCTGTTATCTATCGCGATGTCGGTGGACTATCACACTACCGTTGATAGTCTATTTGCGATAGCTTTGTAG
- the cyoC gene encoding cytochrome o ubiquinol oxidase subunit III: MSTIATSSAASMPQAHAHEEHHENNTVFGFWLYLMTDCLLFASFFATYAVLFMNTAGGVSGKDIFELNFVAVETAALLLSSITFGFAMICAHRQNKSGALAWLAVTWALGACFIGMEVYEFHHLIEHGNGPQQSAFLTAFFSLVGLHGLHVTAGLIWMTIMFIEVTRRGLGEQTVTRLSCLSLFWHFLDIVWICVFTVVYLMGAM; encoded by the coding sequence ATGAGTACTATTGCAACTTCAAGTGCAGCGTCAATGCCTCAAGCACATGCACATGAAGAACATCATGAGAACAACACAGTGTTTGGTTTTTGGTTGTATTTAATGACCGACTGTTTGCTGTTTGCATCTTTTTTTGCAACCTACGCCGTGCTCTTTATGAACACGGCAGGCGGTGTGTCTGGCAAAGATATTTTTGAACTCAACTTTGTGGCTGTGGAAACAGCTGCATTGCTCTTAAGCAGTATTACCTTTGGCTTTGCGATGATTTGTGCTCACCGGCAAAACAAATCGGGTGCACTTGCTTGGCTGGCGGTGACATGGGCGCTGGGAGCGTGTTTTATCGGTATGGAAGTCTATGAATTCCATCACCTTATCGAGCATGGCAACGGACCGCAGCAAAGTGCGTTTCTAACGGCTTTTTTCTCGCTAGTAGGGCTGCACGGATTGCATGTTACAGCAGGTCTAATTTGGATGACCATCATGTTTATTGAAGTAACCCGCCGAGGCCTTGGTGAGCAAACCGTTACCCGATTAAGCTGCTTAAGCCTGTTTTGGCACTTCCTCGATATCGTGTGGATATGTGTATTTACCGTAGTGTATTTAATGGGGGCAATGTAA
- the cyoB gene encoding cytochrome o ubiquinol oxidase subunit I: protein MSFLGKLSIEAVPYHEPIIMVTLAVVAVLGVVIAMLITKHKQWGTLWFDWITSVDHKRLGIMYIVLAMIMLLRGFADAIMMRTQLAMATNGAPGYLPPEHYDQIFTAHGVIMIIFMAMPFMIGLMNIILPLQIGARDVAFPFLNNLSFWLTAGGAILVNVSLGLGEFAKTGWVAYPPLAGLEFSPGVGVDYYIWALQISGLGTLLTAVNFLVTVFKMRAPGMKLMQMPIFTWTCTWANILIAASFPILTAVLAMLTLDRYMDFHFFTNEAGGNSMMYINLFWAWGHPEVYILVLPAFGIFSEVISTFTAKRLFGYKSMVYASGAIAILGFIVWLHHFFTMGSSANVNAFFGIMTMVIAIPTGVKLFNWLFTMYRGRLVLSVPVLWTLGFMVTFTIGGMTGVLLAIPGADYVLHNSLFLIAHFHNTIIGGAVFGYLAGFAFWFPKAMGFKLDEKTGKAAFWCWQIGFLLAFMPLYVLGFLGMTRRLNHTDNPDWNIWLYIAAFGAFVIAIGIFFQLLQLFVSFKNREKLNDTTGDPWNGHTLEWSTASPPQFYNFANIPHVKDIDAWTDMKERGESYQRPENYAPIHMPKNTSAGVFMSMSFTVMGFALIWHIWWLAIAGLAAGIGVFIKRCYTADIDYYVQVDEVERVEATHLSANTIGGR from the coding sequence ATGTCTTTTTTAGGTAAATTATCTATAGAGGCCGTGCCCTATCACGAGCCCATTATCATGGTGACACTTGCCGTTGTGGCAGTGCTTGGTGTGGTTATAGCCATGCTCATTACCAAACACAAACAGTGGGGTACCTTGTGGTTTGACTGGATCACGTCTGTCGACCACAAACGTCTAGGTATTATGTACATAGTATTGGCTATGATCATGTTACTGCGCGGCTTTGCCGATGCCATTATGATGCGCACTCAGCTTGCAATGGCAACTAATGGCGCGCCCGGGTATCTGCCACCAGAGCACTACGACCAAATCTTCACAGCTCATGGCGTTATTATGATCATATTCATGGCGATGCCGTTTATGATTGGCTTAATGAACATCATTTTGCCACTGCAAATTGGTGCTCGCGATGTGGCGTTTCCTTTTTTAAATAATTTGAGTTTTTGGCTAACCGCAGGTGGCGCAATTCTAGTGAATGTGTCTTTAGGGTTAGGTGAATTTGCTAAAACAGGGTGGGTTGCTTATCCGCCGCTAGCCGGGTTGGAGTTTAGTCCCGGGGTTGGCGTGGACTATTACATATGGGCCCTGCAGATATCCGGGCTCGGTACCCTGTTAACTGCCGTAAACTTCTTAGTTACCGTGTTTAAAATGCGTGCCCCTGGCATGAAGTTAATGCAAATGCCTATTTTCACCTGGACCTGTACGTGGGCGAATATTCTGATTGCCGCGTCGTTCCCTATTCTTACGGCTGTGTTAGCCATGTTAACGCTAGACCGCTATATGGACTTCCACTTCTTCACTAACGAAGCCGGTGGTAACTCTATGATGTATATCAACCTGTTTTGGGCGTGGGGACACCCTGAAGTTTATATTCTTGTACTGCCTGCATTTGGTATTTTCTCAGAAGTTATTTCAACGTTTACCGCTAAGCGTTTGTTTGGCTACAAGTCAATGGTTTATGCATCAGGGGCCATTGCCATTCTAGGCTTTATTGTTTGGCTGCATCACTTCTTTACCATGGGGTCGAGCGCCAACGTGAATGCCTTCTTTGGCATTATGACCATGGTTATTGCTATACCCACGGGGGTGAAGCTATTTAACTGGCTCTTCACTATGTATCGCGGCCGCCTTGTACTAAGTGTGCCTGTGCTATGGACGTTAGGTTTTATGGTGACTTTCACCATTGGTGGTATGACTGGCGTGTTGTTAGCTATACCTGGCGCAGACTATGTGCTTCACAATAGCTTGTTCCTTATCGCACACTTTCATAACACCATTATTGGTGGCGCGGTGTTTGGATACCTTGCAGGATTTGCCTTTTGGTTCCCGAAAGCGATGGGCTTTAAGCTTGACGAAAAAACCGGAAAAGCAGCGTTTTGGTGCTGGCAAATTGGTTTCCTTTTGGCGTTCATGCCCCTGTATGTGCTTGGCTTCTTGGGTATGACACGCCGTTTAAATCACACCGACAACCCAGACTGGAATATCTGGTTATACATTGCTGCATTTGGTGCGTTTGTTATTGCGATTGGCATTTTCTTCCAGTTACTACAGCTGTTTGTAAGCTTTAAAAACAGAGAAAAGCTCAACGACACAACAGGCGACCCGTGGAATGGTCACACGCTAGAGTGGTCAACAGCGTCACCGCCTCAGTTTTATAACTTTGCCAACATACCGCACGTCAAAGACATCGACGCATGGACGGACATGAAAGAACGCGGCGAGTCGTATCAACGCCCTGAAAATTACGCGCCTATTCATATGCCAAAAAACACTTCTGCGGGTGTGTTTATGAGTATGAGTTTTACCGTAATGGGCTTTGCGCTTATTTGGCATATTTGGTGGCTAGCCATTGCTGGTTTAGCAGCAGGAATAGGGGTGTTTATCAAACGTTGCTATACCGCAGATATTGACTACTACGTGCAGGTAGATGAGGTTGAACGAGTTGAAGCTACGCACTTAAGTGCAAATACAATAGGAGGTCGCTAA